In Stieleria varia, one genomic interval encodes:
- a CDS encoding secretin N-terminal domain-containing protein, whose amino-acid sequence MPNHIRLFSAALLVSLCCGPVVWSQDTASEPTASESASGATGESTDGDQPADSASESASDSAAPQDASSPLPATNPPADTNPSADTPAEFPNPNDVTPQEAARILLEQMDRPDEFASQRPSGLRLNFTGASWKEVLQWLAEEADLSLQVDQYPPGSVNFVDTADTYSVAETLDLLNRLLLDRGHALVRRGRMLFLIDLEVENAAKLISEMAELVTLEELDNRAHSDIVSAVFSLGSMTPEQARQQLPEMVGPWGRVIVLESARQAKVTETVGKLLAIRTMIAASNQEVFELVLKNRDANEILEVARPLLGLEAGENASDDIRIAVGLYGDRIYAIGLPAKISILQGLVEKADQPLKTDGEADDEALAKPFFKSHPVRTADITTVFEILQTLLQDEPTARIAIEPVTSSIVAFGRPSTHQTITDIIAQLEGNGSGERLEIIQLKRLEPSQALLTINKYFGITEEEGGPEGPTVDGDPATGKLWVRGTEDEIKQVQELIEKLDGDTELALLGGRVRMLPYSGREAEQALQQLQMIWERSGNNNRIRVVTPSGREVPGGSGIPERRIFREGESNSGPTREQQNDTEEQQSSDPNDQVKRSGKRGSDAGRFYYLTQAPANSEAETADSDEQASGKGADIVIQFTPNGMLIASDDTEALNQMETLLGMLATSSGAASDVPTVYWLKYIKADATAEFLAEVMGGADSSISSVTDSLMGGMGGGMLGGLMGGMMGGGGGGSTSSAKSILTSTGSVNIVPEMRLNALFVQGGPTDLQFIDMILEKIDRIESPEDIELVNKPQVIPVLYQDAAEVAKVVKEVYQDRIEGQEQGGGRGGGGGGQPSPQDFIAALRGGGGGGRGGRGEAAKSEPAKISISVDTLGNSLIVRAPPQDFAEIQLLVRALDDTGKENEVTTSVITIPGGVSGDAMIQALSAVMGQNQKKTDSNTANSTSGATPTPGAGGAPDAAAMDAIRQRMRERFGGGGGDSGGRPSFGGGSPFGGGSPFGGGRPGGGGGAPGGGGRPGGGGRGGR is encoded by the coding sequence ATGCCCAACCACATTCGACTCTTTTCCGCTGCCCTGCTGGTCTCGCTTTGTTGCGGTCCGGTTGTTTGGTCTCAGGATACAGCATCGGAGCCCACTGCCAGCGAATCGGCCAGTGGGGCTACCGGCGAGTCCACAGACGGCGACCAACCTGCGGATTCGGCCAGTGAATCGGCCAGTGATTCGGCCGCCCCCCAAGACGCATCTTCCCCACTGCCCGCCACCAATCCTCCCGCCGATACCAACCCTTCCGCCGACACGCCGGCCGAATTCCCCAACCCCAATGACGTGACGCCCCAAGAGGCTGCCCGAATTTTGCTTGAGCAGATGGACCGCCCAGACGAGTTTGCCTCGCAAAGACCTTCCGGCCTTCGCCTGAATTTCACGGGTGCGAGTTGGAAAGAAGTTTTGCAGTGGTTGGCCGAGGAAGCAGACTTGTCGTTGCAGGTTGATCAATATCCTCCCGGCAGCGTGAACTTCGTCGATACCGCCGACACCTACAGCGTCGCCGAAACGTTGGACTTGCTCAATCGCCTCTTGTTGGATCGTGGCCACGCATTGGTCCGACGCGGCCGCATGCTGTTCTTGATCGACTTGGAGGTCGAGAATGCAGCCAAGCTGATCAGCGAAATGGCCGAGTTGGTCACGCTGGAAGAATTGGACAACCGTGCCCACAGCGATATCGTCAGCGCGGTGTTTTCACTCGGCAGCATGACGCCGGAACAAGCACGTCAACAACTGCCCGAGATGGTGGGGCCTTGGGGACGCGTGATTGTGTTGGAAAGCGCACGTCAGGCCAAAGTCACCGAAACGGTCGGCAAGTTGCTCGCGATCCGAACGATGATCGCAGCCTCCAATCAAGAAGTCTTTGAGCTCGTCCTCAAGAATCGCGATGCGAATGAGATCTTGGAAGTCGCGCGTCCGCTGCTGGGTCTGGAGGCCGGCGAAAATGCGAGCGACGACATTCGCATTGCCGTCGGACTTTACGGAGACCGCATTTACGCGATTGGTTTGCCGGCAAAGATTTCGATCCTGCAAGGATTGGTTGAGAAAGCTGACCAGCCTTTGAAAACCGATGGCGAGGCGGATGACGAAGCGCTCGCCAAGCCTTTCTTTAAGTCTCATCCGGTTCGCACGGCAGACATCACGACGGTGTTCGAAATCTTGCAAACGTTGCTGCAAGATGAACCCACCGCACGCATCGCGATCGAACCCGTTACGAGTTCCATTGTGGCGTTCGGTCGCCCATCGACCCATCAAACCATCACCGACATCATTGCGCAGCTGGAAGGCAATGGTAGCGGCGAACGTCTGGAGATCATTCAGCTCAAACGATTGGAACCCTCGCAAGCACTGTTGACGATCAACAAGTACTTTGGCATCACCGAAGAAGAAGGTGGACCGGAAGGACCAACGGTCGACGGCGATCCTGCCACCGGCAAGCTGTGGGTTCGTGGAACCGAAGACGAAATCAAACAAGTCCAAGAGTTGATCGAAAAACTCGACGGAGACACCGAACTGGCATTGCTGGGCGGTCGCGTCCGTATGCTGCCCTACTCGGGACGCGAAGCCGAACAGGCGCTGCAGCAACTGCAAATGATTTGGGAACGATCGGGCAACAACAATCGCATCCGCGTGGTCACCCCTTCGGGACGTGAGGTCCCAGGCGGCAGCGGAATCCCAGAGCGTCGAATTTTTCGCGAAGGTGAGTCGAATTCCGGGCCCACACGGGAACAACAAAACGATACGGAAGAACAACAAAGCAGTGACCCGAACGATCAAGTCAAGCGATCGGGAAAACGTGGTTCCGATGCCGGTCGCTTTTATTACTTGACGCAGGCACCTGCAAATTCGGAAGCCGAGACTGCTGATTCAGACGAACAGGCATCGGGCAAGGGCGCCGATATCGTGATCCAATTCACGCCCAACGGCATGCTGATCGCATCGGATGACACCGAAGCGCTCAATCAAATGGAAACACTGCTGGGCATGTTGGCGACTTCCTCCGGAGCGGCCAGCGATGTCCCCACGGTCTATTGGCTCAAATACATCAAAGCGGATGCGACCGCTGAGTTTCTTGCCGAAGTCATGGGAGGTGCCGATTCCTCCATCTCGTCAGTGACCGATTCCTTGATGGGCGGCATGGGCGGTGGAATGCTCGGTGGCTTGATGGGAGGAATGATGGGCGGCGGAGGCGGCGGTAGCACTTCGTCGGCGAAATCCATTTTGACCAGCACCGGTTCGGTCAACATTGTTCCCGAAATGCGTCTCAACGCGTTGTTCGTTCAAGGCGGTCCGACTGACTTGCAGTTCATCGACATGATCTTGGAAAAGATCGATCGGATCGAAAGCCCCGAAGACATTGAGTTGGTCAACAAACCCCAAGTCATTCCCGTGCTATATCAAGACGCAGCGGAAGTCGCCAAGGTGGTCAAAGAGGTCTATCAAGACCGTATCGAAGGACAAGAACAGGGCGGCGGTCGTGGGGGTGGTGGCGGCGGTCAGCCATCGCCTCAAGATTTCATCGCAGCCCTACGCGGCGGCGGTGGCGGTGGTCGCGGTGGACGGGGCGAAGCCGCCAAGAGTGAACCGGCCAAGATCAGCATTTCCGTCGATACCCTGGGCAACTCACTCATCGTTCGCGCACCCCCGCAAGATTTTGCTGAAATCCAGTTGCTGGTTCGTGCGCTGGACGACACGGGCAAAGAAAACGAAGTGACCACCTCCGTCATCACGATCCCCGGTGGCGTCAGCGGCGATGCCATGATCCAAGCTCTCTCCGCAGTCATGGGCCAAAACCAAAAGAAAACGGACTCAAACACAGCCAACAGCACGTCTGGTGCGACTCCGACGCCCGGCGCCGGTGGTGCTCCTGATGCTGCTGCGATGGACGCGATTCGCCAACGGATGCGAGAGCGGTTCGGTGGCGGAGGCGGTGACTCGGGTGGCCGGCCCTCGTTCGGTGGCGGAAGTCCCTTTGGTGGCGGCAGCCCGTTCGGTGGTGGACGTCCCGGTGGCGGGGGCGGCGCTCCTGGTGGTGGTGGCAGGCCTGGCGGCGGAGGACGAGGAGGTCGTTGA